In Acidimicrobiia bacterium, the DNA window CCGGTCGAGCATGGCCGCGTCGACCGAGGTGCGCGTGCCGTTCGTCGACGTCGACGTCGTGCGCGCCGCGTTCACGTTCCCCGGCTCCGCGAAGATCCGCCACGGCGCGGGCAAGCTCGCGCTGAAGTCGGCGGCGCGGCAGTGGCTCCCGGACGAGATCGTGCACCGCCCCAAGGCGTCGTTCGGCGCGCCGATCCGCTCGTGGATCTCGCGCGAGCTGCGCCCCCTCGTCGACGACGTGCTCGTGTCGGGCGACCTCATCGCCGACGGCCTGCTGCAGGACGCGCCGGTGCGCGAGCTGATCGCCGAGGAGCGGTCGGGCCGCGAGGACCGCGCCAAGCAGATCTGGCAGCTGCTCAGCCTCGAGCTCTGGTACCGGCAGATGCGCGCGCTCGGTGTGAGGAGCTGACGTGAAGCAGATCGCGCAGAACTACCGGTCGGGCGAGCTGCTGCTCGTCGACGTCCCGCCGCCCGCGTGCCGGCCCGGCGGCGTGCTCGTGCGTTCGCACTTCTCGCTCGTGTCGACCGGCACCGAGATGATGAAGATCGAGCAGGCCAAGCTCTCGCTCGCAGGGAAGGCGCGGGCGCGCCCCGACCAGGTGCGCAAGGTCGTCGACACCGCGGTCCAGGTCGGCCCGCTCGAGGCGTACCGGCGCGCGACCAACAAGCTCGACTCGCTCACGCCGCTCGGCTACTCGCTCGCGGGCGAGGTCGTCGAGGTCGGGCGCGGTGCCGGCGATCTCGCGGTCGGCCAGCTCGTCGCGTGCGCGGGGAACGAGTACGCGCTGCACGCCGAGGTCAACTGGGTGCCGACCAACCTCTGCGTGCCCGTCGGCTCCGGCGTGCGCGCGGAGCACGCGGCGTTCGCGACCGTGGGCGCGATCGCACTGCAGGGCGTGCGGCGCGCGGAGACCCAGCTCGGTGAGTCGGCGTGCGTGATCGGCCTCGGCCTCGTGGGGCAGCTCACCGTGCAGCTGCTCGTCGCGGCGGGCGTGCGCGTGTTCGGGTTCGACCCGGTCGCCGAGCGCTGCCGCATCGCGGAGGAGTCGGGTGCGACCGTGTGCGCGGCGCCCGACGCCGAGGGGGTCGATCTCGTCGAGAAGGCGATCCTGCACGCGAGCGGCGACCTCGGCGCCGACTGCGTGCTGGTCACCGCGGGCGGCGACACGAACGAGCCGCTGCGCATCGCGGCGCGCGTCGCGCGCGATCGCGCACGCGTGGTCGACGTCGGCAAGTGCCGCATCGACCTGCCGTGGAACGACTATTACGCGAAGGAGCTCGACGTCCGATTCTCGCGGTCGTACGGACCCGGCCGCTACGACGAGACCTACGAGCTCGAGGGGATCGACTACCCCGCGGGGTACGTGCGGTGGACCGAGCGCCGCAACCTCGCGTGCTTCGTCGACCTCCTGGAGCGCAACGCGCTCGATCTCACACGTGTGCACTCGGCGACGGTTCCGTTCGCGCGCGCGGCCGAGGTGTACGAGGAGATGCGCACCGGCGCGCGCCGCGACATCGGCCTGCTCTTCGAGTATCCGCCCGCGTCGGTGGCCGAGCAGACCGAAGCGGCCGCAGCCGCACTGGAAGCGCCGGCGGCCGCCGCCGCTCCGGCCCGGCGCACGGCGCGCGCGGCGTCCGGGTTCGTACGCGTCGGCTTCCTCGGCGCGGGAAGCTACGCGTCGTCGACCCTGCTCCCCCTGCTGCGCGACGATGAGCGCGTCGAGCTCGCGTGCGTCGCGACGAACCGGTCCCTCTCCGCGCTCGACGCGCAGCGCAAGTTCGGCTTCGTCGACACGACGACGTCGGTGGATCGCGTGCTCGACGACGAGCGCATCGACGCCGTCTTCGTCGTGACGCGTCATCACTCCCACGCCGACCTCGCGTGCCGCGCGCTCGAGCGCGGGAAGGCGGTGTTCGTCGAGAAGCCGCTCGCACTGTCGGAGGACGAGCTCGACCGCGTGCTCGCGGCCGCGCACGCGACGCCCGGCGCGATGTTGATGGTCGGCTTCAACCGCCGGTTCGCACCGCGCTTCGTCGATCTGAAGCAGCGCTTCGCGGGCCGGGGCGAGCCCGGGCACGCGCATTACCTCGTGAGCGCGGGCCGGCTCGATGCCACGAGCTGGTACGCGAACGAGGTCCTCGAAGGCTCGCGTTTCGTCGGTGAGGGCGGTCACTTCGTCGACACGCTCTCGTGGTGGTTCGACGCCGCGCCGGTCGAGGTGCGCGCGATGCCGGGTATCAACCGCGACGACGTGATCGCGACGATCCGCTACGACAACGGCTCGCTCGGCACGATCACGTACGTCACCGACGGCAGCGCGCGGGCACCCAAGGAGACGTTCGACGCGTCGGCGGCGGGTCACACCGCGCGCCTCGAGAACTTCCGCCGCACGACCGCGTGGAACGGCCGGCACAAGCACACGAGCCGCCCCGCGCTCGGCATCGACAAGGGACAGGGCGCGGAGCTGCGCGCCTTCGTCGACGCGGTGCGTACGCAGAGGCCGTCGCCGATCCCGCTCGAGTCGCTCGCCACCACGACGCGCGCGACGCTCGCGATCGCGCGCAGCCTCGACACCGGGCGGCCGGAGCGACCGTGACGACCGCCGCCGACCTGCGCTGGTACGTGCACCGGGCGTCCCGGATGTCACCCGCGGAGACGGCTGTGCGCGTGCGCGACTCCGTGCGCCAGCAGGTGTGGCGGACGCGCCAGGTGCGGCCCGGCGCCGACGCGGGTCGCGTCGAGACGCGGTCCGACCGCCGGTTCACGACCGTCCTCGCGCCGGCGGCCGGCCTCGCGTTGCCGCCCGAACGCTGTGCGGCGGTGATCGCGGAGGCCGACCGACTCTTGACCGGCCGCTCGGAGGTGCTCGGCGCGCGGCGCGACGACCTCGACGATCCCGACTGGTTCCACGACCCGATCACCGGCCGGCGCGCGCCGTCGGAGCGCTACGCGTTCGGGATCCGCTTCCGTTCGGAAGCCGAGACCGGCAACGTGAAGCAGGTCTGGGAGGTTTCGCGGCACCAGCACCTCACCGTGCTCGCGACCGCGTTCTACCTCACCGGCGACGCGCGCTACGCGCAGGCGGTCGCGACCCAGCTGCGATCGTGGTGGCGGCGCAATCCGTTCCTCTCAGGCGTCCACTGGACGAGTGGGATCGAGATCGCGCTCCGGCTCGTCGCCTGGGTGTGGATCCGGCGCCTCCTCGACGGCTGGGACGGCGTGCACGCGCTCTTCGACGACAACGACGACGCGCTCCGCCAGCTCGCGTGGCACCAGCAGTACCTGGCCGCGTTCCGCAGCGTCGGCTCGTCGGCGAACAACCATGTGATCGCGGAAGCCGCCGGGCAACTCGTCGCGAGTTGCGCGATGCCCTGGTTCGCACGCAGCGCGCAGTGGCGCACCGACGCGGCCGAGCTCCTCACGCGATCGGCGGACGCGAACACGTTCGCGAGCGGTGTGAACCGCGAGCTCGCGACCGACTACCACCTGTTCGTCGCCGAGCTGCTCCTGCTCGCGGCCGTGGAGAGCGACTGCCGGGGCCTGCCGCTCGCCGACTCGGTGTGGAACGCGATCGGGCGCATGATCGACGTCGCCGCGGCCGTGCTCGACGCGTCGGGCGGCGCGCCGCGGCAGGGCGACGCCGACGACGGGCGCGCGCTCGTCGTCGACGACCGCGCCGCGTCGCGCTGGGACGGACTGCTCGACATCGGCGCCCGTCTGTTCGGCGCACCGCCGTGGTGGCCGGAGCACACGTCGACGGTCGGGAGCCGGCTGCTCGGCTCGCTCGCGACGCGTCCACCGGTCGCGCGGCCCGAACGCGCCGCGCTCCGGCCCGCGCGCTTCCCCGACGCCGGCCTCGCACTCCTCCGCACGCGCCCCGACGACCCGCGGCCGGAGCTGTGGTGCCGCGCCGACGGCGGACCCCACGGCTTCCTCAGCACCGCCGCTCACGGGCACGCCGACGCGCTCTCGATCGAGGTGCGTCACGGCGGTGTCGAGATCTTCGTCGACCCCGGCACGTACTGCTACCACGGCGAGGCCGCGTGGCGGCAGTACTTCCGCTCGACGCTCGCGCACAACACCGTCGAGCTCGCGGGCCGAGACCAGTCGCGTTCGGGCGGGCCGTTCATGTGGGTGCGACACGCGCAGACGCAGGTATTGGAGGTCGTCGTCGACGGCGACGGCGAGATCGAGTCGTGGACCGCGCAGCACGACGGCTACGCCGACCTGAGTCCGCCCGCGATCCATCGGCGCACCGTTCGGCTCGACCGTGACGCGCGCCGCTTGGAGATCGTCGACGAGATCGACACGACGGGCGCGCACGCGTTACAGCTCGCGTTCCACCTCGGCTGCGACGTGTCGGTGCGGCCCGCGACCACGGACGCTTCGGTGTTCGCGCTCGCGTGGCCGACGGCCGCCGGCTGCGCGACGGCGACGTTGGTGCTCGCCGACGCGCTCGAGTGGCGCGTCGTGCGGGGCGGACTCGACCCGGTGCTCGGCTGGTACTCCCCGAGCTTCGGCGTGAAGCAGCCGACGACGACGCTCGTCGGCACCGGCACCAGCGTCGAGACCGCGCGTCGCCTCCACACGGAACTGGCCTTCGAGGACGCCGAAGCACGACCGCACGCGCGCGAAGCGAGCGGCGCCGCCTCGACAGTTCCCGGGCGCGTCGAGGAGGGCGAGCTTGCGAGCCCGACCCCGGAATCATGACTGATACGGCGACCCCGACGGTCATCGACCTGCGCGCCGCGCCCGACGACGCCGCGACCGCCGCGCCGCGCGTCGTGATCGCGACGATCCTGCCGCCCGACGGGTCGACCGGCGTGCAGACCCACGTGCGCGAGGTCCACGCCTACCTCGAGAGCGTCGGGCGCGAGGTGACGATCGTGCACCCGCGATCGCACGAGGCCGCGCTCGCGCTCGCGGTGTTCGCGGCGCGCGTGCCGGTCGCCGCCGCCAGCGAAGAGGCGGGCATCGCCTGGTACCGCGAGTGGCACTGGCGCTTCCTGCGGCGCGCACTCCGGACCGAGCTCGCGCAGGCGAGCAATGTCGTCGTCTACGCGCAGTGCCCGCTCGCGGCGCGCGCCGCGCTCGACGTACGGCGCGGTCCGCACCAGCGCGTCGTGATGGCCGTGCACTTCGACGGGTCGCAGGCCGACGAGTGGGTCGACAAGGGGCTCATCCGCGACGGCGGCCGCGTGTACCGCCGCATCCGCGCGCTCGAGCGGCTCACGATCCCGAACGTCGACGGCGTCGTGTTCATGTCGGCGTCGGCGACGCAGTCACTGCGCCGGTACGGGCTGTGCCTCGACGCGTCGGCGTGTCAGCTGGTGCCGAACTTCGCGGCGCCGAGCACGCCGCGGATCCCACCGACCGGCGGCGCCGACCTCGTGACCGTGGGCGGACTCGAGCTCTACAAGAACCACCAGTACCTGCTGCACGTGCTCGCAGCCGCCAAGGATCTCGGCCGGCGGTACACCGTCGACATCATCGGCGACGGCCCGACCCGCCGGCCCCTGGCGCGACTCGCGCGCGAGCTCGGGATCGAGGACCAGGTGCACCTGCTCGGCTACGTGTCGGGTGCGCGCGACTTCCTGCCCGCGTATCGCGCCTACGCGCACACCGCGACGCGCGAGGTGCTGCCCTACGCGGTGATCGAGGCGATGGCCGCGGGGCTGCCGGTCGTCGCGGGGCGCATCGGCGGGATCGCCGAGATGATCAGTGACGGTTCGGAGGGCTACTTCTGGCCGCTCGACGACGCGCCGGCCGCGGCCGAGGTGCTCGTCCGGCTGCTCGACGACGAACCGCACCGCGCCGAGCTCGGCGCGCAGGCGCGCGTCCGGTTCGAGGACCGCTACGACGCACGCGTCGTCGGCCCGCTGCTCGTCGACTTCCTCGTGCACGGTCGGCGCGGTGAGTTGCCGCTCGTGGCCGCCGCACCCGACACGGCGACGCGCGGCGATCGCAACCCACCACCACCGCTTCCACCCGAGCCGAAGATCGTCGAGCCCGACGACGCGGCCGGGCGCGCGAAGCCGTCGCGCCGCGTCTTCATCACGACGGTCGACCAGGCGTTCTCGTCGGCGTCGAACTTCGCGGTCGGGGTCGTCGTCGCGCACATCGCCGGCCTCGCAGGTCTGGGTGCCTTCGCGGTCGCGTACACCGCGTGGCTCGCGCTCGGCACCGCGCACCGCGCACTGATCACGGATCCGATGGCGATCGACAACGACGTGCTGCGCGCCGATGCGAGCGCGCGCATGAGCGCCGGCCTCGCGGCCGAGGTCACGCTCGGTCTCGGCGCGGCCGCGCTCCTCGCGCTCCTGGCCGCGCCCCTGCTCTTCACCGGCTTGCGGTCCTACGCGATCGCACTGCTCGTCCTCGCGCTCTTCCTACCGGTGCTGCTCGTGCAGGACTACTGGCGCTGGGTCGGCTTCATGCAGGCGCGGCCCGAGCGGTCACTCGCGAACGACACGCTCTTCAACTGCGTGCAGGCGCTCGGCTTCGTCGTGCTCATCGGCGCGGGGTTCCGATCGCCGTCGATCGCGATCGTCGCGTGGGGGGTGGGCGCGGCTGCGGGCGCGGTGTACGGCGCGCGGCAGTTCTCGGTGCGCTTCACCCGGCACGGCGGGCCCGCGATGATCCGCTCGCGTTGGCCGATGAGCAAGTGGCTGTTCGCCGGCGGCCTCGCGAGCTGGGGCAGCGCGCAGGCGTACCCATTGCTCGCAGGCCCGGGCGTCGGCTCGGTCGGGCTCGGCGGGTTGAAGGCCGCGCAGAACCTCATGAGCGGGCCGACGCTGGTTCTCATCCAGGCCGGCGGCAGCATCGGCCTGCCCGAGGCCTCGCGGTCGCTCGAACGCGGCGGCTGGCCGAGGCTGCGGCGCGTCGCGCTGTTCGTCACCCTCGCCGGTGTCGCGAGCGTCGGGCTCGTCGCCGCGGTCGTATTCGCACAGGGCGCGCGTATCCTGCGCGTCGTGTACGGCGGCTCGTCGGCGCACTACGCCACGGCGGCGCGGATCATCGCGTTCGCGTGGCTCGTGCAGACGCTCGGGCTCGGGCCCATCCTCGTGCTCAAGGCGACGAAGCAGGCGCGCATGCTCTTCAACATCGCGGTGACCTCGGTCGTCGCCGCGTGCCTGCTCATCCCGGCATGCTCGTTCGCGTGGGGCGTGAACGGCACCGCGTGGGCACTCGTCGCCACCGCGGCGGTCACCGCGGTCGTCGAGATCGCGGCGTACTACCGCACGAGCCGTGCGTTCGCGTTGGATCCGCACGCAAAGTTCGAGGACGACGTGGAACGCGCGGTGGTGTCGTGACCGAGCAACCCCTCGACCTCCGGCGCATGGCGGGCGCGATCTGGCGCCAGCGAATCCGTTTTCTCGCCTGCGCGGTCATCGGTCTCCTGCTGGGGACCGCGCTCGCGATCGCGTCTCCACCGCCCTACACGGCGCGCGCGCTCGTGTTGCTGCCCGCATCCGGGCTCGACTCCACCGGCGCGCCGACGCGCGACGTACAGACCCAGGTGCGCATCGCGTCGAGCAGCGACGTGCTCGGGCGCGCGAGCCGCGCGCTGCACCCGTCGCCCGGCATCGCCGAGCTGCGCCACCGCGTCCACGTGAGCGCGCCGACCCCGGACCTGCTCCAGTTCGCGGTGCACGCACCGTCGAAGCAGGTGGCCGAGACGACGGCGAACCAGGTCGCGGCCTCCTACGTCCAATGGTCGCAGCAGGGCACTTCGGCGCTGGTGTCGCGTGTCGTCACCACATTGAAAGCCCGCGCGACCACGCTCACCGCCCAGGCGACCAACCTCCAGAGCCAGATCGACGCAGGACTCGCCGCCCTCGGCCAGCTCGACCCCACCAGCGCCGCGGCCGCGAGCGAGCAGGCGCACCTCGACTCGTTGCGATCGCAGCAGTCCGACCTCACGTCGCAGCTGCTCAACCTCAACAGCCAGATCTCCGACGTCCAGTCGAACTCCGCGGTCACGAACTCGGGTACGAGCGTGCTCCAGCGCGCCTCGGGCGCGTCGAGCGCGCTCGCGCTCACCCTGACGCGCGACCTCGGCCTCGGGCTGCTGCTCGGCCTCATCGCGGGCGCGGTCGTCGCACTCGCCTACGAGCGTCGCGACCGACGACTCCGCCGGCGCGACGACATCGCGCGCGCCGCCGGCGTGCCGACGATCGCCTCGGTATCGACCACTTCGGCGCGCAGCCCGGAAGAGCGGCTCGAGCTCATGTCGCGCTACGAGCCGACGCTCGACGCGAGCTTCGGCTTGCGCTGGATCCTCCGCCATCTGCTCACCGCGCACGACGACGGCCCCGCTCGCGTGCTGGTGCTGCAGCTCCCCGGCGACGACGCCGCCCAGGCGGTGCCGCTGCAGCTGGCCGCGTTCAGCGCGCGCGCCGGCGTCCGCACGGTGCTCGTCGATCCGATCGCGCGACCGGCGATCGACCTGACGACGGGCGGCGCCGACCACGACGACGACGACCCGTCGATCCCCGCGCTCCCCAACCTGTGGCTCGTCGACCCGCGCGCCGACGCGCGCGAGATCGAACGGTGCGACCCGCAGCTCGTGATCGGCGTCCTCGTCGCGAACGGCAGTCCGATCGAGCGGGGCAACCCCGACCGGTTGACGACGACGCTGCTCGCGGTCTCGTCCGGCTTCGCGACGTCGGAGACGCTGGGCGCGGTGTCGATGGCCGCGTCCGAGTCCGGTCGCTCGCTCCTGGGCGTGATCGTGGCGAATCCCGAACCGCGCGACGACAGCAGCGGACGCGATGCCGCGGAGCTCGAGGAGCCACGGCCGATCCTGCCGTTCCCGATCAACCCCACGCACCGCGCGGGATCGCGATGAGCGCGCGCCCGTCCGACCTCCTCGCGGGACCGGCCGACGGTCTCGTCAGCGTGCACACGGTCCTCGCCGCGTGGCGACGCGCGCGCCGCCTCGTCGCGGCATTCGCGATCGTCGGCGTCGTCGCCGGCCTCGTGTTCGCGTTCGGGGTGTCGCAGCGCCGCTCGGCGACCACGTCGTTGCTGCTGCAGTATCCGAACGGCGTCGATCCGTCGCAGGCGGTCCAGACCGATCTCAGCCTGCTCGAGACGCGCGCGGTCGCGCGCGCGGCCGAGAAGTCACTCGGGCTCCACCAGTCTCCGGTGAGCTTCGCCGCGAGCTACCACGGCACGGTCCTCAGCAACTCCGTGTTGGAGATCACCGCGCGCGCCGGCGACTCGACCGAGGCCGTGCGGCGCGCGAACGCGCTGTCCCGCGCATTCCTCCAGTTCCGCAAGCAGACCTACGACTACCAGCTCACCGTGGTCGAGAAGGTGCTGCGGCAACGCGAGCAGGCGCTCGAGATCGAGCTCACGGCGACGAACCGTCAGATCACGGCGCTCGGTACCACTCCCGACCAACCGACCGCGCCCGACGCGCCGACGCTCAGCGATCTCCTGACGCAGCGCGCCGCGCAGACGAGCGGCATCGACCAGATCGAGAGCCAGGTCGAGACGAACGTGCTCGCGACCACGACCGTCGTCGAGGGCAGTCATGTCATCGACGCGGCCGCGCCGGTCGCGCTCTCGCGCGCCAAGACGCTCCTCGCCGACGTCGGGACGGGACTCGTCGCCGCGCTCGCGCTCGCGTTGGGTGGCGTGACCCTCGCCGCGGTCGTCTCCACGCGTCCGGTTCGACGCGCCGATGTCGCGGCCGCGCTGTCGGCGCCGGTGCTCGTGAGCGTCGGCCGGATGCGACGGGTGCCGTGGCGTTTCGCGCGACGCTCGAAGGGCCCCGACGACATGACGCTCGTCGTGCGGCACCTCGTCGGGCTCTTGAAGTCCGCCACTACGAAGCCGCCCGCGCTCGTCGTCGTCGCGGTCGGCGACATCGGCGTCGCGAAGGCCGCGGTCGGGGCGCTCGATCGCCGGCTCGCAGAAGACGGCTTCGTGGTCACGGTCGTCAACGAGACCGGCGGTGCGCTGGCGTCGCCCGCGGACGACGATGTCGAAGCGGGCGCCGACGCGCGGCGCGACGGGGTGGTCGTGCTCGCGGTGCTCGCGCCCGCGCGCGGCGCGGAGCACCTGCGCGAGTGGGCGAGCGACGCGGTCATCGTCGTCACCGCGGGCCGGGCGAGCACCGCGACGCTCCAGTCGCAGGCGACGATGATCCGCGCCGCGGGGCTGAAGCTGCGGTCGGTCGTGCTCGTCGGGAGTGATCCGCACGACGACAGCCTCGGCGCGTTCATGGTGCCCGTGTCCGCCGAGGTCGAGAACGCGCCGGCACACCGCCGCGCGCCGAAGGCGCCGGTGTCGTGAGCACGACGACCGTCGCACCGATCCCGACCGCGCTCGCCGCGACGGAGCCGAAGCCGGCGCGGCGCGACCGCCGGCGCCTCGGCCTCTTCGTGTGGGCGCTGCTGTTCTTCAACGGGCTCGCGTTCAACCAGATGCCGCTGCTCGTCCCGATCCCGACCTTCGTCGGCAAGCTCCTGACGCAGGGCGCGCTCGCGCTCGCAGTCGTGCTCGCGCTGTGGCTCAACCGCGATCGCGTCGTCCGGCCGAACTTGTTCCTCACCCTGTTCACGGTCCTGGCGCTCGCGTCGCTCACCGTCAGCATCCACGCGGTCTACGGCTTCGGGACGCTCTTTCGCGCCGGGCGCTTCTGCGCGTTCGTCGCCGTGCTGTGGTTGCTGACGCCGCTGTTCGGGCGACCCGATCGCACGCTGCTGAAGTGGCACGTGACCTGTCTCCTCGGCGTCCTGTCGACGGTGGTCGTGGGGTTCTTCGTCGCGCCGGGCCGGGCGCGCCAGACCGACGGCCGGCTCGGCGGGCAGCTGTGGCCGATCCCGCCGACGCAGGTCGGTCACTACGCGGCGGTGCTCGCCGGCATCGTCGTCGTGCTCGGCCTGTGCGGTGTGCTGCGCGCCCGTGCCGCGATGCTGATCGCGATGCCGGCGGTCGCGGTGCTGCTCCTCTCGCACACCCGCACCGCGCTCATCGCCATGATCGCGGGAGTGATCTTCGCGATGCTGAGCGTGCTGACGATGCGGCGACGCGTGCGGCAGGCGTTGATCGTCGCGGTGGTGCTCGGCATCCTCGGCGCGACCGTGCTCGCGCCCGCGCTGCGCACGTGGTTCGCGCGCGGCGAGTCGTCGGAGCTCGTCGGGCAGCTGAACGGCCGCCGCACCGTGTGGAACGAGCTCGTGCAGGCGCCGCGCACACGCGTCACCGAGGTGTTCGGCATCGGGCTCACGAACAAGTCGTTCGCAGGCTTGCCGATCGACAACAGCTGGCTCGCCACGTACCAGGACCAGGGTCTGCTCGGCGACGCGCTGTGCGCCGCGATCCTGCTGTCGTTACTACTGCTCGCGAGCATGCGACCGCGCGGTCCCGGCGTTGCGATCGCGGTGTTCCTCGTCGTCTACTGCGCGATCGCGTCGTTCACGGAGACCGGGCTCGGCGACGTGTCGCCCTACGTGCTCGACCTCACGGTCGCGGCGTCGTTGCTCGCGCTACCGGGCGACGGCCTGCGCGCGGTGGTCTCGCGATGAGGATCCTCGTCGCACACAACCGCTACCGGTCGACGTCGCCGGGCGGCGAGGACCGCGTGGTCGACCAGGAGCGCGACGCGTTGCAGGCCGCCGGGCACACCGTCGAGCGGTTCGAGCGCTTCAACGACGACATCCAGAGCTGGTCGCTCGCGCGCCGCTCGGCGATCCCGGCG includes these proteins:
- a CDS encoding bi-domain-containing oxidoreductase, with protein sequence MKQIAQNYRSGELLLVDVPPPACRPGGVLVRSHFSLVSTGTEMMKIEQAKLSLAGKARARPDQVRKVVDTAVQVGPLEAYRRATNKLDSLTPLGYSLAGEVVEVGRGAGDLAVGQLVACAGNEYALHAEVNWVPTNLCVPVGSGVRAEHAAFATVGAIALQGVRRAETQLGESACVIGLGLVGQLTVQLLVAAGVRVFGFDPVAERCRIAEESGATVCAAPDAEGVDLVEKAILHASGDLGADCVLVTAGGDTNEPLRIAARVARDRARVVDVGKCRIDLPWNDYYAKELDVRFSRSYGPGRYDETYELEGIDYPAGYVRWTERRNLACFVDLLERNALDLTRVHSATVPFARAAEVYEEMRTGARRDIGLLFEYPPASVAEQTEAAAAALEAPAAAAAPARRTARAASGFVRVGFLGAGSYASSTLLPLLRDDERVELACVATNRSLSALDAQRKFGFVDTTTSVDRVLDDERIDAVFVVTRHHSHADLACRALERGKAVFVEKPLALSEDELDRVLAAAHATPGAMLMVGFNRRFAPRFVDLKQRFAGRGEPGHAHYLVSAGRLDATSWYANEVLEGSRFVGEGGHFVDTLSWWFDAAPVEVRAMPGINRDDVIATIRYDNGSLGTITYVTDGSARAPKETFDASAAGHTARLENFRRTTAWNGRHKHTSRPALGIDKGQGAELRAFVDAVRTQRPSPIPLESLATTTRATLAIARSLDTGRPERP
- a CDS encoding alginate lyase family protein — translated: MSPAETAVRVRDSVRQQVWRTRQVRPGADAGRVETRSDRRFTTVLAPAAGLALPPERCAAVIAEADRLLTGRSEVLGARRDDLDDPDWFHDPITGRRAPSERYAFGIRFRSEAETGNVKQVWEVSRHQHLTVLATAFYLTGDARYAQAVATQLRSWWRRNPFLSGVHWTSGIEIALRLVAWVWIRRLLDGWDGVHALFDDNDDALRQLAWHQQYLAAFRSVGSSANNHVIAEAAGQLVASCAMPWFARSAQWRTDAAELLTRSADANTFASGVNRELATDYHLFVAELLLLAAVESDCRGLPLADSVWNAIGRMIDVAAAVLDASGGAPRQGDADDGRALVVDDRAASRWDGLLDIGARLFGAPPWWPEHTSTVGSRLLGSLATRPPVARPERAALRPARFPDAGLALLRTRPDDPRPELWCRADGGPHGFLSTAAHGHADALSIEVRHGGVEIFVDPGTYCYHGEAAWRQYFRSTLAHNTVELAGRDQSRSGGPFMWVRHAQTQVLEVVVDGDGEIESWTAQHDGYADLSPPAIHRRTVRLDRDARRLEIVDEIDTTGAHALQLAFHLGCDVSVRPATTDASVFALAWPTAAGCATATLVLADALEWRVVRGGLDPVLGWYSPSFGVKQPTTTLVGTGTSVETARRLHTELAFEDAEARPHAREASGAASTVPGRVEEGELASPTPES
- a CDS encoding glycosyltransferase, translating into MTDTATPTVIDLRAAPDDAATAAPRVVIATILPPDGSTGVQTHVREVHAYLESVGREVTIVHPRSHEAALALAVFAARVPVAAASEEAGIAWYREWHWRFLRRALRTELAQASNVVVYAQCPLAARAALDVRRGPHQRVVMAVHFDGSQADEWVDKGLIRDGGRVYRRIRALERLTIPNVDGVVFMSASATQSLRRYGLCLDASACQLVPNFAAPSTPRIPPTGGADLVTVGGLELYKNHQYLLHVLAAAKDLGRRYTVDIIGDGPTRRPLARLARELGIEDQVHLLGYVSGARDFLPAYRAYAHTATREVLPYAVIEAMAAGLPVVAGRIGGIAEMISDGSEGYFWPLDDAPAAAEVLVRLLDDEPHRAELGAQARVRFEDRYDARVVGPLLVDFLVHGRRGELPLVAAAPDTATRGDRNPPPPLPPEPKIVEPDDAAGRAKPSRRVFITTVDQAFSSASNFAVGVVVAHIAGLAGLGAFAVAYTAWLALGTAHRALITDPMAIDNDVLRADASARMSAGLAAEVTLGLGAAALLALLAAPLLFTGLRSYAIALLVLALFLPVLLVQDYWRWVGFMQARPERSLANDTLFNCVQALGFVVLIGAGFRSPSIAIVAWGVGAAAGAVYGARQFSVRFTRHGGPAMIRSRWPMSKWLFAGGLASWGSAQAYPLLAGPGVGSVGLGGLKAAQNLMSGPTLVLIQAGGSIGLPEASRSLERGGWPRLRRVALFVTLAGVASVGLVAAVVFAQGARILRVVYGGSSAHYATAARIIAFAWLVQTLGLGPILVLKATKQARMLFNIAVTSVVAACLLIPACSFAWGVNGTAWALVATAAVTAVVEIAAYYRTSRAFALDPHAKFEDDVERAVVS
- a CDS encoding Wzz/FepE/Etk N-terminal domain-containing protein; protein product: MTEQPLDLRRMAGAIWRQRIRFLACAVIGLLLGTALAIASPPPYTARALVLLPASGLDSTGAPTRDVQTQVRIASSSDVLGRASRALHPSPGIAELRHRVHVSAPTPDLLQFAVHAPSKQVAETTANQVAASYVQWSQQGTSALVSRVVTTLKARATTLTAQATNLQSQIDAGLAALGQLDPTSAAAASEQAHLDSLRSQQSDLTSQLLNLNSQISDVQSNSAVTNSGTSVLQRASGASSALALTLTRDLGLGLLLGLIAGAVVALAYERRDRRLRRRDDIARAAGVPTIASVSTTSARSPEERLELMSRYEPTLDASFGLRWILRHLLTAHDDGPARVLVLQLPGDDAAQAVPLQLAAFSARAGVRTVLVDPIARPAIDLTTGGADHDDDDPSIPALPNLWLVDPRADAREIERCDPQLVIGVLVANGSPIERGNPDRLTTTLLAVSSGFATSETLGAVSMAASESGRSLLGVIVANPEPRDDSSGRDAAELEEPRPILPFPINPTHRAGSR
- a CDS encoding O-antigen ligase family protein; the encoded protein is MSTTTVAPIPTALAATEPKPARRDRRRLGLFVWALLFFNGLAFNQMPLLVPIPTFVGKLLTQGALALAVVLALWLNRDRVVRPNLFLTLFTVLALASLTVSIHAVYGFGTLFRAGRFCAFVAVLWLLTPLFGRPDRTLLKWHVTCLLGVLSTVVVGFFVAPGRARQTDGRLGGQLWPIPPTQVGHYAAVLAGIVVVLGLCGVLRARAAMLIAMPAVAVLLLSHTRTALIAMIAGVIFAMLSVLTMRRRVRQALIVAVVLGILGATVLAPALRTWFARGESSELVGQLNGRRTVWNELVQAPRTRVTEVFGIGLTNKSFAGLPIDNSWLATYQDQGLLGDALCAAILLSLLLLASMRPRGPGVAIAVFLVVYCAIASFTETGLGDVSPYVLDLTVAASLLALPGDGLRAVVSR